A single window of Liolophura sinensis isolate JHLJ2023 chromosome 6, CUHK_Ljap_v2, whole genome shotgun sequence DNA harbors:
- the LOC135469274 gene encoding uncharacterized protein LOC135469274, with the protein MRTRSPHVACFVNLAGGERMSRLCYFNLSWLSQPGYQDWLEKDSAHRARCSLCKKSFDIGNMGESAVKSHSKGTKHMQLLQALKERHRSNTNITEYFGRSSSSTTDTLDLGQRAAPTATVSRPSTIPEFVTKEEVLKAEILWALNIIECHHSYKSCEGIGGLFCKMFPDSSIAAQFMCGEKKSAYLTVFGLAPHFRTLLKQKIDSKFVLLFDESLNKKNQKKQMDFYARVWENDEVKSRYLDSKFVGHCTATDMMAEFQSVFGDLNPRNLIQVSMDGPSVNWKFYHSLQVDLETKYGRTLLDVGSCGLHICHGAFQTGVEKSEMGVANILRSLYSLFRDSPARREDYTKVTDGAKIPLKFCKTRWLDNAPCASRAIEIWDSICKYVSAVKRKTVTKPDNQSYLTVQKAVEDPLTLARLKFFLAVAQEITPFLTKYQSDQPLLPYITHDLLVLIQGLLERFVDHKVTDSLTAAKIALFDVRDKKNFVEISKIDVGLAADKTLKEAYRSKKISDRAVLQFRMERRTLLIELVAKLIEKCPVKYPLARSVACLDPRHFNQKEVAIKFMRKTLLILTDAHWITPEFGDEALRQFSRYLDDAAIKHMHFDPKVTRLDRLWHMDISNKVEFLELWGVVSLLLLMSHGQATVERGFSINKEVEVENLREDSIIAQRIICDHLHNIGGVQNVVLDKKLLMSASAARRRYQDYLDEQKRLKEKLPAMARKRKMEEEVAELKTQQKKLRGDIDSLRLSADEFSVRAEKERDLSHISKSNSLRESAQRKEMDLKQLEETLAQKSQQLKNM; encoded by the exons ATGCGCACGCGCAGCCCTCATGTGGCATGTTTTGTGAATTTGGCGGGAGGCGAAAGAATGTCACGTCTTTGTTATTTTAATCTATCCTGGCTCAGCCAACCAGGTTATCAGGATTGGCTGGAGAAAGACTCCGCTCACAGAGCACGGTGTTCGCTTTGCAAGAAAAGCTTTGACATTGGAAATATGGGTGAAAGTGCGGTTAAGAGCCACTCAAAGGGAACCAAGCACATGCAGTTGCTCCAAGCGCTGAAGGAACGTCACCGTTCGAACACCAATATTACCGAGTATTTTGGAAGGTCCTCGTCATCGACGACAG acacacTTGATCTTGGGCAAAGGGCTGCACCTACAGCGACTGTATCTAGACCATCAACCATTCCCGAGTTTGTCACAAAGGAggaagttttgaaagctgagatACTGTGGGCGTTAAACATCATAGAATGTCACCATTCCTATAAATCCTGTGAGGGAATTGGGGGacttttctgtaaaatgtttcCTGACAGCAGCATCGCAGCGCAATTCATGTGTGGAGAGAAAAAATCAGCATATCTTACTGTGTTTGGACTAGCTCCGCATTTCCGGACTCTCTTGAAGCAGAAGATTGATAGCAAGTTTGTTCTCCTCTTCGATGAATCCCTGAACAAAAAGAACCAAAAGAAACAAATGGATTTCTATGCGCGTGTGTGGGAAAACGATGAAGTGAAGTCCAGGTACCTTGATTCCAAATTTGTTGGGCACTGTACAGCTACAGACATGATGGCAGAATTTCAGTCAGTTTTTGGAGACTTGAACCCTCGTAATCTGATACAAGTCAGTATGGATGGCCCCAGCGTAAACTGGAAGTTTTACCACAGCTTACAAGTAGATTTAGAAACTAAGTATGGGAGGACACTTTTAGACGTGGGCTCATGTGGGCTGCACATCTGCCATGGTGCATTCCAAACTGGAGTGGAGAAGTCTGAAATGGGTGTAGCTAACATTTTACGTTCTCTTTACTCATTGTTCCGGGACTCTCCTGCTAGACGAGAAGATTACACAAAAGTAACTGATGGGGCTAAAATCCCTCTCAAATTCTGTAAGACTAGGTGGCTGGACAATGCCCCATGTGCCTCAAGGGCCATTGAAATATGGGacagtatttgtaaatatgtgtcAGCTGTGAAAAGGAAAACTGTCACTAAACCAGACAATCAGTCTTACTTGACAGTCCAAAAAGCTGTGGAGGATCCATTGACACTGGCACGACTTAAGTTTTTCTTGGCAGTTGCACAAGAAATTACACCATTCTTGACCAAGTATCAAAGTGACCAACCACTACTGCCCTATATCACTCATGATCTATTGGTCCTGATACAAGGTTTGCTGGAGAGATTTGTTGACCACAAGGTAACAGACTCATTAACGGCTGCAAAGATAGCTTTGTTTGATGTCAGAGACAAGAAAAACTTTGTTGAAATTTCAAAGATTGATGTTGGGTTAGCTGCAGACAAGACATTGAAGGAGGCTTATCGATCAAAGAAGATATCGGATAGAGCCGTGTTACAGTTTAGAATGGAGCGCAGAACGCTTTTAATTGAACTTGTAGCTAAACTTATTGAAAAGTGCCCTGTTAAATACCCTCTAGCCAGAAGTGTTGCATGTCTGGATCCTAGGCATTTTAACCAGAAAGAGGTGGCCATAAAGTTCATGAGGAAGACTCTATTAATATTGACAGATGCTCATTGGATTACACCTGAATTTGGTGATGAGGCTCTTCGTCAGTTTTCTAGGTACTTGGATGATGCAGCAATAAAGCATATGCACTTTGATCCCAAAGTCACCCGATTAGACAGACTTTGGCACATGGATATTTCGAACAAAGTCGAATTCCTTGAGCTCTGGGGAGTGGTGAGCCTACTGCTGCTGATGTCCCATGGTCAGGCCACTGTAGAGCGTGGCTTTTCCATTAATAAAGAGGTCGAGGTTGAGAACTTGAGGGAGGATTCAATTATTGCCCAGAGGATTATATGTGATCATTTACACAACATTGGTGGTGTTCAGAATGTTGTATTGGACAAAAAACTTCTGATGTCTGCCAGTGCTGCTCGTCGAAGATATCAGGACTATTTAGATGAACAGAAACGGTTGAAGGAGAAGTTGCCAGCCATGGCCCGAAAGCGGAAAATGGAAGAGGAAGTGGCGGAgttaaaaacacaacagaagaaATTGAGGGGTGACATTGATTCTCTAAGATTGTCTGCTGATGAATTTTCAGTCAGAGCAGAAAAGGAAAGAGACTTGTCTCACATAAGCAAATCGAACAGCTTGCGCGAATCAGCACAGCGCAAAGAAATGGACCTGAAACAGTTAGAAGAGACACTTGCTCAGAAATCACAACAGTTGAAGAACATGTGA